DNA from Musa acuminata AAA Group cultivar baxijiao chromosome BXJ1-5, Cavendish_Baxijiao_AAA, whole genome shotgun sequence:
atctttttatttttctgattCACTAATTTTGGTTCCCATTAGAATTCTTGGTAAACCTAGCTGACTTTTATGAACATTTTTTCTGTTATTGTTCTTTTCATTATGCAGAAATTTGTGGTCACTTTTTTGCATGTCATTCTATGTTATTGTGAGAATTCACTTGATGATCGTTCATAGTAAGTGTTGTGTTCGAGTTTGTAACCAGCTTTCTTCGTATTGATGACTCTTCTTTGCATATGTCAACTTTCTTTTGTATGTCTTTATTGTTATTCTTGACATTATCTGACGGTCCTTTTGGTTTGTTGGATCTTCGCAATTTGCAAAGCTTGATATTTGAGGATCTCCTCTACACTCCCATTGTTCTTGGTAGGGATTTCATCAGCAACATTCTTTAGTACATTTATGAAAATAATGGTCTCTTGTCTTCCTCAACTGCAGCATGTGGTTATATTTCTTGGTTTTAGTGTGTCAATAAGGCCATGCATGGATTGGTAGCAACACATTGTGATATTTGTAGGTGGCCTTATGATCGTTTTCCTATTATTGGCCGATTACTCCATTTCTTGCCATTATAACTTGAATCTGTGGCCCACAAAAGGAGGGAAATGGAAGTTGTGTGTGAGTGCTTCTAAGTTGTAAATAATGTTGTCAAATTGTTACATTGATCTCTCCATGTGTGATTTAATACTTTTCTTTATGGCATATCATATAGAGTAAGAAAAGCGTTTTCATGTATAATCACCTCAGTTAGCAGATCAGTTGGGATTGGAAAAACGTATCTCTGTTAAGAGTGAACTctctgcttgcttgcttgcttgttttACTCGGCAACATTTCTAAGACTGTTCCGTCATATGTGAAGGCAGTGAGGATTGCAGTGAAAACCTCAGGAGTAGCAGAGTGGTTTCCGACACTTGAATATCCAGAAAACTACTTTAAGAATCCCATAAGAAGGAACACATCTATGGATTATGTATCATGTTCTTCGTCACACGAAATGTTGTATCAGCTTGCAGTTCTTACTTGCAGACGTGGTGAGTTCTTAAGTCGTGATTAGGCATGCAAGTTTTCACATGCAATGGCTGGCTTCTTGATTGAAATGACTAGTGTCCCTATCTTACTTCTTCTGGCTTAAACGGGGCCGCCTCTTCATTGTCAGGTTTGTCGAAAGCCTTCATCTTGACGACCTACCAAACGTTTGATTGGATCTGCATCATTTCTTAAGGAAGCCCAATGCAGACACCTGAATCCATCACCAGGTATGCTTGCTCTATGCAtgtatttcatatttttttgatgTCCAATGGTATAGTGCACTTCCATAcgttgtaaccttctccaaaattccTTTTTTAGGCTCAACTGCTTGTTAGTGTTCTTTTATGTACTTTAATTCGTTTGTCTTATTTACGTAATCAAATTTTCTTTTGTGCATACTTTACACTTGATCTGCTAcaattacatatctaaaactctcTGGCATATTCAGTCAGCAGCAGCCACCCGACTATAAATTTGAGCTTGATGAGTAACATATTTATGCAAAAGAGCCATCCTGTTGTTGGAAATTCCTCTACAAGATGGGGAAGAAATGTGAACCCATCGATAGTGATATGGGTCTTTCGTGGATCCCACCCAAGTCCGACCTGATATAATCTGGTGTAGGTGAAGCTTATTTTGCTCATCGCGGAGAAGCTGGAACCGTAGCAGACATCATAAAAGGTGAAACCGGAGGAAACAGAGAAGAAACTTGATTCTGAGAACTCCTCGCAGGATTTGGGTTCAATGCTATCCGAGTGTCCCAGATTCCCTCCATGCATGTGAGTCCAAGGCAAACTGCTGTAGATTGCATTGAGCAATCAACATCAACGACTCCATCTCCCTCAAGGCCCTACTCGAAacctagcagcagcagcagacatGATTAGAGTGCTCAGTTCACAACCCTTATTCCTGTGGGCTATGCCTCTGTCCCCACGAGCAAAGTGCCAAGCTGATACCACAGCAAGCTCCAAGATGAACACTTTGTACCGAGAGAAGGAAAAGGTCAATGAAATGAGAGCCACCCAGCCTCAACCACACTGCTGCACTTGGAGCTGTTCCAGTGTCCTCCGAAAGGACAACTACTCATGAATGGTCTTTTGTTCTCATCCACGGAGCTACTGTTCCCTCTCTGACTTGTGAAAGGGACTTGGCCTTCGTCTCTCCCCTTCCCATGGGGTAGATGACCTCATGCACTCTCGGGAGTTCATCGGGAAGTGTTTCACTCGGAGATTCCACTGCTGCTTCTCAACGATCCATTTGAGTTCATCATGACCATATTCAGCAGGAATGTGATTGGAAATTGTGAAAGCTGGGGGAAGCCTGTTGATTGCAACATCGCTGGAAACAAGCTCTCATCTCTAATTGTCCATCAACCCCGAGAGGTGAAATCATTCTACTGGTGTTAGCAAAATGAGGATGCGATTTACGTCTTGTCGATGTTTTTTAGCGTCTCAGGAAACTGTGGAATATGTGCCTGCACTGTACTGCAAGCCGTAGTTCACGAGAACACCTTCGGTTCACATGCTTCCCACCTTCATTTCGGTCCTATTATCGAATACCTCCTGTTAAGATCTATTAAATCAACCTTTTATGCTTTAAAACTCTTCCTGTTAGAAGATGCAACACATTATTGttgaagattattattattattttttcacttGTTGATTCGTTTCAGGATATCAAAAGgtcttaaaatcatttttttaagaTTAAATCCTTCATTCGAAGATTCCATAGCATGTGTATTTGACTCTCACAGATTGGTTTTTTCCCCCCGAGAGATGATAAGATTGGTTAATTAGCATTACTCTTTTCTAGCTCTTTACATATTCAAATACAGCTATAGTACAAACACTTAACCGTTAGTCTgtatgaacatattgtgtaagttTAGTAGTTGTGTAaggagatattgtcataaaaattattcaaaatgaGGAAAATGAGAAGCCTAATTTTTTATCCTTTATGTTTTTCTGACTTTGTATCTCTGTCATATAAtagctattctttattttttttttattctaaaatCCTTATCCTTGTATTGGTATTGCATACATTTCAACTCTCCTAATGCATGGTAATGGTTTTCTTTTAGATAAATAATGCAAACATAACTGTGactaaaatatgaatatatataattatttttagttGTAATTGATGTTGATTGGCATCATTCTCAATAGCAGTCCCACTGTCAGCTAGCGAGAGAGCATATCATGGGAAGATGGTCCATCGCGTCAGATAGCAAGGCTCGGTGCCTCGCACTTGCTTGCTGCTTTCCCATGGCGACAACGCTTCGGCATAATTCTATCTTGAAATGATGTGTGGTACGAAGAAGGCCACCACCGAGTTGGGAGTTGGAAGAGGAATCATGCGGTGTGAGTCATCATGCCCATCATTTCCGAGCAAACCCCGGCGGACGCTACGTTGCTTTTGCCGTTGTGAGCGAAACAACGCTGCTTTCGTACGAGACGCACGCAAGCGTTCGACCTGACGCAACTGCATGCATCAACGCGCGGTTTTGTAGAACATCCACTGGTTGTGTTCGGTAAAGGCAGGAGAGAGATTTAAGAGCTTCGCATCCAATAATAATAAACCTTTTGTTGTTGTTTTCTTTTCGATAAAGTCGACTTCCGAGTGCGTCTCGAATGATGATGTCAGAGGAATGAACGATTCGAGTTGAGACCTCGCAACAACTGCGTCGAGAGTGTACGAAACAAAGTACTTGATTCAGTTTATATTTGAAGGATTTGATTGAGTTTTAAGTTCACAAAATGTAATTAGTTTATGTCAATGGCTGAGGTTAATGTGGATCCTTCAAAGATTATATTTATTGGTATGATtggtatttttaattaattatcattCGGAATCTAATTAACTACTGAGTGCCTGTGACATATAGGAAGCTCAATATAACTTAAGTATTTGAGTGAGCTCATTAGGTATGTCCGATACTAATCGTGTAGATAGTGTTTgatgtaaaaaaatattttcttcatcatTCAGATTCAATCTTGATCCAAAACACTTTTCAAGTTCTCACATCCGATCTCTTACTAActtaaagataaaaaagaaacaaaaaaggatTGTCAAGCATACCCTAAGCACTATTCCTATCGATATTGATTTGGAAGAATCACGAAGAAGCATTTATCTtgtaatttattttgataattctaattctcaagatgcaaCACATTCCTAAAACAATTAGATAGGATCAGCACCGAACTTGCATCCACAACCAATGACACTAACATTGACCTTTCTTTTTTCCTTATGTCAAAAAATAAATCGACTTTGATTAGCGGATTGCCTAAGTAGCAAAGATATACTTCAAATCGTCATACATTGTCGGGTCGATCTTTGATCTGTTAAGGTTGAAGTCATCCAAACGAAGTTCGAATTGGTTGTATATTATTTTCACAGTTTGGTTGTATAAATGTCgttctaagagagagagagagaaattgatATATCCAATGAACACTTTCACCTATCAAGACCGCTAGGTGATGATCCTCAAATATCATCAAGTAAGCTAAATAATGATCAAACTTAATCATTATTAGTTGCCAATTTCTATAGAATGTTATTGGATATTTTACGAAAagaattttcataattttttatattcatttttatttacggatgttttttattttataaatgataaaaaaaaagatcatgaATCAAACCCAATCAATTTTTGGATAGATTCTATGAGTGTAATTTAGTTCAATTTTGAGTATAATTGGGTCAAATTTCACTGAACCactcatatttttaaaaaataattataaaataattattagatgattattttttttataaaatacctgataattaattatcaaaatttagatttttttgaaTCGATATTGTCATCGACTATAACCTTATCAACTTCTAATAAACCAATTCAAGCTTTTACAAAACCACTAGGATATGGTTATAAGATaattagtatcattttttaatttattataattatttatcaaaattagAGTTTTTTTTAACATGTTCCATAATCGAGTATGATTTAGTTTAATTTCAAGTGCAACTTAGTCAACTTTCACCAACCTACTTGTTCATGATTCATGATTAGtatctttttttataaaaattttatgataattaattatcaaaattagagTTTTTTGAATCGGTTCTATGATCAAATATAACTTAATTTTGAGCATAACTTAGTTTAATTTTGAATATAACTTAGTTAACTTTTAAACCAATCCAAACTTTCATAGAATTACAAGAAATtatcttaaaataataataattatttatatattttttgagattttatgataattaatcatcaaattttaattttttaattgataCTATAATCGAGTGTAACTTAGTTAACTTCTACTAAACCAattcaaaatttcataaaatcACTATAACACAAtcataagattatttatttaaaaaaaatattatcaaaattaaagatttttttaagaGTATATGTGATCAAATTATTTAAGTAAGAGTCTAAAAGTATTTGCATCCAAGTGAAAAAAAAAGGCACCCCCAAGTAAAAATGAATATGTTATAATCTagtgttattattattaatgtaataataataataataataataatatagtgttattattattatgaaggGGCTAATGATTTTTTGTGGAAAATGCTGATTTAGCTATAACTTATGTTAATAGTATATCTACTGGAATATAGAGTTAGAATTGTAAAATAAATCAAGCCTAATTTGGTTAAAACAATAACAAAAGAATTAACCATAATTCTGAGAAATATAGAAGAAAGTATCTATAGAAAGAAAGAAGTGGAAGTGGTTCTAAACATATGCACTTGTTcccatagatttttttttttttttttttttttcatatgggtCCTCTCATTTCAATTAATCATATGACTCTCTCATGGAATCATCAATTAATTACAGTATTTTTAGTTTGACATTGTAACTCCATTCTAATTCATTATATTTTAGTATGTTGAAATAAAATACTATAATTCTATTCAAGAATATTATAATCACTCAATTGGATGGGtttaacaaatttaaaaattttaaatattcaaaACAGAACTATAATACTTCGATTAATCGCATATAACAAAATTAAGATCGACTCATAAAGATccgattaatatattattattacaatgatttaggtcTTAATATTAGAATCATTATAAACAAAGTTGAATGACTTGACGTGGAGTAATCACTAGGCTACACCTCATATTCATCGTGCTATAATTTGAtcgatttataaaaataatatgaatatattattattaatcttaGTTTAAGTATTATTACCGatgatttaaaattaataaaattaataaattaatcaaCTCATCAAATTCGGATCGTAACAAAAACCAACAATAAGCCACATAAGAAAAAGCAaagaacacttttttttttttttcaaaacttaCAACTCTATAAGCAACAAATATATTCAACAAAATTTACGATAGGGATtaaaaaaaagagttctccggaagaatgatGATATTAGTGATGTTAAACTCTTTCACTCTTCTTAAACCGGATAATAAGACGAGGGGATCGACAGCAAAACACGGGCGACCACCATATCGCACCGGCGATTCATCCCATTCCTCTGAAAAGAATCATAGTTACTACTTAGTGGTTTGGTCTTGACTATAAAATATTTTAGCCTTTGTAGACATATTATAATAGATCGTAGCTATGCAGTGGAGGTGACATCATTGCACGGCACACGATGACAAACAGGCATTTCAATGGTATTGATTAAAATAATAGATATCTAATTAATCGTCTTTGaactctatttctctctctctctcctctcgccAATAACATTATCTCTGCATGCTACTAAAAAGATGCTGCCGATATGGGAAACGGGGGCCGTCATTTTCCTTAAATATCATAAAAATGTTACTATTTGTAGCATTTATTGTTGGACGCGACCACACGTATCGAATAAACGAAGGCCGTAGACAGCGTTCGGATTGAGAAACGTTAAGATTCGACCTATCTCGACGTCCAACTCAATCGATAGAAAATTTTCGATATCAATCCATGGATCGAGCCGTGCTAACTCACTAGTCACGAAACATTTGTTCACTAAACTCAAACGTCATGCCATACTAATGAAATATACAGTGGAGTTTATCGGAACAACTATTGATCAAATTTGAAAATCGATGATACATCTGAGTTGAATAGATCAAAATTAATATACATTTTATTTAATACTAATTCAACCTAAACTAATATAACTTACTGAGTTGTGAGTCaaatcaaatataaaaatatctcttaattttttttctcctcaATATGAGATTATTCTTTTACTCATCTTTCAATCTCTCGTCAcataaatttttatctaatatcTTCCTATTTTGTGCGACTCTAtcatcttgatattttatttttttatccttaGATTTGATATCATATTAGAAATGGATAATAAATCTGATTTAAATTAGTCAATGTTAACATAGATCATATTAATATTAATTCAATCGAAAATTTTAAACTTATTGAATTATGGATCGAAACTAATATATGTTATTTAATTTTTACTGATAGAACTATTCTCACACAAAAAATAATATTACAGAAACAATGTTTTCATGTGCTATATAATCCTCAAAGCTACAAGACTTATAAGTCACATGATTAAAACCTGAAGATaaacaaagtttttttttcttatttattttaaaattatgatacaatCATATTATTTCCTTGCATGCTAATTATTATTTATATCAATTCCGATGCATATTCCACTCAACATATAATAGATAttgatagcaaataagattttttcaactacACAAAAGAATCTTATTactttattagaaaaaaaaatttctcgtaTAAATAGAAAGAACATAACAAtaaatttcataaaaaatatatcttttattGGACATTACTTTGTTGCTTATATTGTCCACATAACTAAATGATGCCTCGTATACATACTAAAGATGTGAATTTTATATGGTGCTTTTGTTAATTTCATTGCTACATACTGAATTGACATTAGCTCCTATCAAGTTAGATATCGTAAATATGTGTgacgtacatgtatatatatatatatgaaatctaaccatattatattaaaagtataTTAAGATGTGTCTAATGCCAATAGATTAGCATAAGAAAAAATTATCATTTGATCATagtttatatatatcattatatttttacttCTTGTGTTTTCAGAGTTTGTTTCAAACTTCTCTCTCTTTATTAATTATTTATCTCATCGTATCAAATTAATAtaatcttcatatatatatatatatatatatatatatatatatatatatcaatgttTTAGGTGTAATATTTATTTAATGATATTTTGAACCTCTAATGTTAGGTTAATGGATTTGATATGTCACACCAAACTGAatgaatttgatttttttattattattttcaaaagaaataatctaagtttttttgttgttgtaattATAGAAGCAAATTGGATGAAATTAACAAGTTAATCTTTTGGAGATTGGACTTAAAATCTCATCAGACGTGTCGTGGCCTCATTATTCCTTCATCTACATTTGATCCGATGAGTTTTGATGCGTTCGAGTgaagctaaaaataaaaataaatatgaaaccTACTAAATTATTAGTTTAATTCGGAGACTATTATTCCCTCTTATATATGTATTCAATTACACTCCAACACATCCTCTCTCACAAGACTTAGCCACATTGCAGTTCAAGTACTTCCccccttctctctccctctccctctccctctccctctctctctttctctctctattaaaTGTCTCCGCTCCGTCTGTAATccattaatctctctctctctctctctctcctactaTTTCTTCTTTCAACTCCGCTTTCAAAACTCTTTCTTTTCCCCTCCTTTTTCTTCGGCCACTTTCAACTCACTCGACTCCTTTTCCTCCTCTCATTTCCGCACTTTGATTCCTTCCATAGCCCTCTGGTCTCTCCACATTCGTCCCTGTCTCTTTCTCTTGTATGTGCTCGGCGTAGAGAAAGCCCGGGGAGGGGGATCGAAGCAGAGGCGCCGGACATGGGCAAGTACATGCGGAAAGCCAAGGTCTCCGGCGAGGTCGCCGTCATGGAGGTCTCCCATCAGTCCACCCTCGGCGTCCGCACCCGCGCCCGGGCACTCGCCGCCGCGGCCGCTCAGGACTCGTCCCGCACCTACCTCGAGCTACGGAGCCGCCGCCTCGAGAAGCCCCTCCCGCCGTCTCCCGCGTGCAAGCCGTGCAAGGACGCGCCCAGGCCCAACCCTAGGGGGAGCTCGCACAAGTCTGGCCCGGCTCCCAGGGCGAATTCGGGGTCGATGGGGTCCGTCTCGACGAGCAGGTGCCCGGCGGCGGCCATCATGTTGGCGCCGGCTGATGCAGAGGTATCGTATGGGGAGAATATTCTGGATGCCGATGCGAGAGAGAGGTGGGTTCTGCTCGAATCATAGGAAAAATAGAACCTTTCTAGCTAAAATCCGGGGTTTTGCTTTTGTTCTTCCACTCCTGCTTTCGTTCGTCTGTTTTCTCTGTTTCTGTCGTCCCTCTTTCTTCCATCTCCTTCCAAAACCGGACCATATTTAGTTACTTACAATAATTAATGTACACATATATGTTTCTCTCATCATCTTTTCAACTTTTCGGAAATCATAGCCTGTGTTTTTTTGTGTGTTTAAGAGTACTTTGTGACTCAAATATAGGTTATCTCTACGTGTTGAGCTTAAATGCTGCATGCTAACTCGGTATCTCTATTTTCCGCAAAGGGTGTCATATAGTAAGAAGTTATCCCTCTCCTTCAAGCAGTGCATTCATCTCTGCAAAGTCCCTCTTTGACGTCAGCGTTCCCAAGCTCGAAGCttgttttcctcattttcttGGCATATACAAAGCTTTTTATGCTTTCTCGAAATGTAGGTTCTACCCTTACTAGCCTTCTCACATGAAACTTCTCTTCGTGCATTGAAAATATTGTGCCATGGGGAAAAAGAGAGAgtcatttttccttcttttttctatCTAGTAAATCTCCCATGAAACTTCTGTTCATAGAAAGTTAACGTAGTAAATCCTGTGTTTTACTAATTCCTGGTCCTGCAAAGTGTTCTGTTCTTAAGCTTCTTGTCATTATCTATTTTTGCACCGCCGAGACTTTGCTTCTGGTGGGACGTACATTTTTCTATAGATTGCCTGTGCCTCTTCTCTTACATGTAGATATCTATGAGAATCTGCACTTGCTTCATTGTCATTTCTTGCTGGTGGTCTGTTTCTTGAACATGAGTGCTGTACGTGTTACTACTACCCAGTGCAGGCTAAGCCATTCTCATATTCGTGTTCCTCTTTTATTACTGGAGTTATTATTGATGACCGGACAATTTTCTTTTCTGTGATTTTGGTACTAGTGGGGCATTCATTGTTCTGTTTGTCATTTATGCCTCCAAGTGGATCTTCTGTCATCGACAAAACTTGGAATTacttccattttattttattttatacttcTTCAGTAGTTATTTGGTTATTTGATCTTCTTCCTTTCACATTTCTGTCTTGGTGTTTGAAAATGTTCCACCAGTGTTATCCCTGCTAGTGGTAGACAGATTTGGGCTGTTCACATTCAGTTCCTAATGTCAGGTAAAGTACTTTTGCAAAGCAAAGTGCATACAGTGGACAAGATTAGGCACATTAGCCGTAGAgctaccttgtttctaaccatggacATCTATATTTGACATTTGATACAGTAAAGCTTGAGCATTGTCACTGATAAATTTGGTGCTGGTTAACTGTCTTTCTGTAAGGCTTCTTAAGAAGGTTAAATATGAGAAGACATTGTGGTCACTGCTCACTGCATGAATGGGGGATGGCTTCATGTTAGAGTTCATGTCAATGGACAATATAGAGCATGGTAGGAGGAGAAAAATAGAGAACCATACTGAGTTAACTTGAGATCTTACCCCACATTTGAGTCCACAGTACATCAACTGGTCCATCTTAAACCTAGCTGATGTTGACTGAAGCTGTTCTGGCTCAATGATTTTTTTCTGTGCTGACTGTTTGATGAGTTTGTTGTCTAGTGACATTAAATAAAGTACATGCATGAACCATAGTTTGAATATTGTTGCCTGACAGTAGTAGGTGTCACTAACAGAGTTGTCTGTATTTATCATGTCCAGTATTTGTTCTCCCTTGGTTGTCTATTTTGTTCTTAATGCATTTTACACCTTCTATCAAGTCTTTTTAGATCTGACTTGTGCAAGTAACATGGAACTTGTAATAGATATCATGTTGCTTCTTTACTATTGCATTCATGCATAAAGGCAAAACCTTGATGAcaatctaatttttcttattttcactGCATTTCCTTCTTTCATCTATTCTCTTATTTGCATCTTGAGCTGATCAGGCTGGCTTTGCGCTATATATCGAAGAAGAATTTATAATTTCTAGACAATTTCTCGCTGTCTTATTTTTGGCAATATTTTATCAGAAACATACAATTTAAAGGTCCTTAGAAGTTTTTAATACTCAGTGCAAATAAACTCTGTAACTCTAAATTCTTTTTTTGGTGTTCTAGGGAGACCACACCTTGCAGTCTGATAAGGGATACAGAATCTATAGGGACCCTGGGTTCAGCAAACAGACCTACAATTTCTACTAGAATGCAAACTTCTCGTCAGAACATCCCTACCGCTTATGAGATGGAAGAGTTCTTTGCTGGTGCAGAGCAACTCCAACAACAAACATTTATAGAAAGGTACAattcttctttcatttttttttctctgttaTCAAGCCTTGTTCATGAGAATATGAGGATCATCATTAAAATAGAACCGAGCTTCTGATACGACACCACGTTGTGCATGTTCCTCACCGTTTATTTTCGTTCACTCTCGATCATATGTCCAGGTACAACTTCGATCCCGTAAATGACCATCCGCTTCCTGGCCGGTATGAATGGATAAAAATTGACTTCAAGTAGGCAGATCTTTAGCTGGGCATGACTTCCTCCCCGCATTCGCTCCTGTGATCTCTGCCCAGAGTCTTGGAAGGAGCACGGGCCGCAATGTTACGGATCGCAATCGCCATTGGTTATCTTCTGTTGTAGAAGTTGAAAGGTCCTGAAGATAGGTGCAGTCTAGACTTGTGTAACATATAGAGCTGATGAGATGCTCTTCGATGCCTGAACCTGACAAACTTCATGCTTGTTGTAACTCTTCAACATCATGTCAAGGTATCATAGGGGTCATTGATCTGTGAATCTGTCACTAACAATAGAACCAACTCATCATGGGACTCTTACTGGGTTAGATGAATACGGTGCTGCATCTGATTCATTTGTTTGGATGATTCATTCGTCCATGCTTCCTTCTGATGGACATATGTGTTCGACGGTGAAACAAAGTTGGTCGTGTGGCAGATCTCCGTCTTATGCTATTATACTTGGTGTCATGTTCTGATAAGAATTAACTTGTATACTGAGAAAATAATATCTTGCGTTAAGTCCTTCAAAAATTTATTACACGGAGCTGTGTATAAATATGTTTTAATATAATCTCATAACTAATTATCACATTTATCGATTACCTAACTATCATCATGCACAAGTCATAAGAATGCATTCATGTAATATTGTTTATAAGTACAATTAGTTATACAGACTTGTGAGTCGAATATTTGATCAAGTTATAAGTCTCATAATTGTCACTTGcacaacataatatatatataatataattatccaTGCACATCGTCATCATCTTGGCATAATCGGACAC
Protein-coding regions in this window:
- the LOC135674326 gene encoding cyclin-dependent kinase inhibitor 4-like, producing MGKYMRKAKVSGEVAVMEVSHQSTLGVRTRARALAAAAAQDSSRTYLELRSRRLEKPLPPSPACKPCKDAPRPNPRGSSHKSGPAPRANSGSMGSVSTSRCPAAAIMLAPADAEVSYGENILDADARERETTPCSLIRDTESIGTLGSANRPTISTRMQTSRQNIPTAYEMEEFFAGAEQLQQQTFIERYNFDPVNDHPLPGRYEWIKIDFK